A single region of the Podospora pseudopauciseta strain CBS 411.78 chromosome 1, whole genome shotgun sequence genome encodes:
- the IDH1 gene encoding isocitrate dehydrogenase (NAD(+)) idh1 (COG:C; EggNog:ENOG503NV6I), protein MLSRNSAQRLLRAAAQPSQRLNIARGFASVQDTPAQSLQADIFKPTKYGGKYTVTLIPGDGIGAEVAESVKTIFKADNVPVTWEQIEVSGLSDATPTGRTEEAFADAVASLKRNKLGLKGILHTPISRSGHQSFNVAMRQELDIYASISLIKNIPGLKTRHDGIDLAIIRENTEGEYSGLEHQSVPGVVESLKIITRAKSERIAKFAFSFALANHRKKVTCIHKANIMKLADGLFRNTFQTLSKQYPMLECNDMIVDNASMQCVSKPQQFDVMVMPNLYGGILSNIAAALVGGPGVVPGCNMGRDVAVFEPGCRHVGLDIKGKDQANPTALLLSGTMLLRHLGLDDHANRISNAVYSVIAEGKIRTPDMGGNATTHEFTRAILTSMENSL, encoded by the exons ATGCTTTCCAGGAACTCTGCGCAG CGCCTTCTCAGGGCTGCCGCTCAGCCCAGCCAGCGCCTCAACATTGCGCGCGGCTTCGCCAGTGTCCAGGACACCCCCGCCCAGTCCCTTCAGGCCGATATCTTCAAGCCCACCAAGTACGGTGGCAAGTACACCGTCACCCTCATCCCTGGTGATGGTATCGGTGCCGAGGTCGCCGAGAGCGTCAAGACCATCTTCAAGGCCGACAATGTGCCAGTTACCTGGGAGCAGATCGAGGTCTCCGGTCTCTCAGATGCGACCCCAACCGGCCGCACCGAGGAGGCTTTCGCCGATGCCGTTGCCTCCCTCAAGCGCAACAAGCTCGGTCTGAAGGGTATCCTCCACACCCCCATCAGCCGCTCCGGCCACCAGTCTTTCAACGTCGCCATGCGCCAGGAGCTCGATATCTATGCCTCCATCTCCCTGATCAAGAACATCCCCGGCCTCAAGACCCGCCACGACGGCATTGACCTCGCCATCATCCGTGAGAATACCGAGGGCGAGTACAGCGGTCTCGAGCACCAGAGCGTGCCCGGTGTCGTCGAGTCCCTCAAGATTATCACCCGCGCCAAGTCTGAGCGCATCGCCAAGTTCGCTTTCAGCTTCGCCCTTGCCAACCACCGCAAGAAGGTTACCTGCATACACAAGGCCAACATCATGAAGCTTGCCGATGGCCTCTTCCGCAACACATTCCAAACTCTCTCCAAGCAGTACCCCATGCTTGAGTGCAACGACATGATTGTCGACAACGCCTCCATGCAGTGCGTCAGCAAGCCCCAGCAGTTCGACGTCATGGTCATGCCCAACCTTTATGGTGGTATCCTGTCCAACATTGCTGCCGCTCTCGTTGGTGGTCCTGGTGTCGTTCCCGGCTGCAACATGGGTCGTGATGTCGCCGTCTTCGAGCCCGGTTGCAGACACGTTGGTCTTGAcatcaagggcaaggacCAGGCCAACCCTACcgctcttcttctcagcgGTACCATGCTTCTCCGCCACCTCGGCCTTGATGACCATGCCAACCGCATCTCCAACGCCGTCTATAGCGTGATTGCCGAGGG CAAGATCCGCACCCCCGACATGGGCGGTAATGCCACCACCCACGAATTCACCCGCGCCATCCTCACCTCCATGGAGAACTCGTTGTAA
- a CDS encoding hypothetical protein (EggNog:ENOG503PFFV), producing the protein MPCHHTCANRRAYLTLTDHDRPLKAQIGIRDVWKKEDGALQTAIRKLEEILGHKVDAEPEWHLLIAELDSYYPDKLDLVASVTGCVLIWVKSMIELLDDSEHEAWGEQLLEKVPSRLRIFIAVADSDKAATSWSEQRRGFVVSLPKKQAFQLQPTELFPIFRGNLLTCFDTDKKQTELPVRDAQATTTPGDDWAEVEVNVDASKPREKVEFLPDAASLPRPDQLFLRPPYYLTMTASTKRIELHCSHSPTLQFLSEYLQRWCRVNRHDTTNPPAVQITLHQSAFGLGEMFNSLVLSTEHTRYTNEFQVTAPMVAALIEGVLGYELLPALGGWSFRRDVEFKTL; encoded by the coding sequence ATGCCATGCCACCACACTTGTGCCAACAGGCGAGCATACCTGACGCTAACTGATCACGACAGACCGCTCAAAGCCCAAATCGGAATCCGTGACGTTTGGAAAAAGGAGGATGGCGCACTCCAAACAGCCATCAGGAAGCTCGAAGAAATCCTGGGCCACAAGGTGGACGCTGAGCCCGAATGGCATCTTTTGATCGCCGAGCTTGACTCCTATTATCCCGACAAACTGGACCTCGTGGCTAGCGTCACCGGGTGCGTTCTAATATGGGTCAAGAGCATGATCGAGCTTTTGGATGATTCTGAACACGAAGCGTGGGGGGAGCAGTTGCTGGAAAAGGTCCCCTCTCGCCTCAGGATCTTTATAGCCGTTGCGGACTCGGACAAGGCCGCCACGTCGTGGTCGGAGCAGCGGCGAGGGTTTGTCGTCTCTCTTCCCAAGAAACAGGCCTTTCAGCTTCAACCAACCGAATTGTTTCCCATCTTTCGTGGCAACCTCCTTACTTGCTTCGATACCGACAAGAAGCAAACCGAGCTTCCGGTTCGGGATGCCCAGGCCACCACGACACCTGGAGACGACTGGGCAGAGGTAGAGGTCAATGTCGACGCCTCCAAGCCACGAGAAAAGGTCGAGTTTCTTCCTGACGCGGCGTCTCTACCACGCCCCGACCAGCTGTTTCTTCGACCGCCCTATTACCTGACTATGACGGCAAGCACCAAGAGGATCGAGTTGCACTGCAGCCACAGCCCTACCCTTCAGTTCTTGTCGGAGTATCTGCAACGCTGGTGTCGGGTCAATCGCCATGATACTACCAATCCTCCAGCTGTCCAGATAACGCTCCATCAGTCTGCGTTCGGGCTGGGCGAAATGTTCAACTCGCTCGTCCTTAGCACGGAGCACACCCGGTACACAAACGAGTTCCAAGTAACGGCGCCCATGGTTGCTGCTTTGATCGAGGGTGTGCTGGGATACGAGCTGTTGCCGGCACTGGGTGGTTGGAGCTTTCGAAGGGATGTTGAGTTTAAAACGCTGTGA
- a CDS encoding hypothetical protein (EggNog:ENOG503P7Y4) yields MAPLPPAEKLSLAVRKNVRDEWENNKADLEKQLSELLGTEWTVEADPKAIWPYHNDGYAKESLGSCIKAYVEGAIYQIKYLSGRYGSEFATEINDLAHAHVLTLEVEDQDPARFSYNGCDIKDGKLRILFNETCLGTNVDYALQENSLLPALNAAPSDKPFSFHARNSIRQDYEPAIGAVKKDIADLLGKSVDEITINPNFEANFAKLSESKPSLEDWQERLGNFTLKYFEGLAYQMKYQKVGEDELIQEGLLEAVSKNEYALRIVDTLTYDSYGEVVVEDGVLYIQAKPDTFGTNIDYAAQKLVDQL; encoded by the exons AtggctcctcttcctcctgcGGAGAAGCTTTCGCTTGCCGTCCGTAAGAATG TCAGAGACGAGTGGGAGAACAACAAGGCCGACCTCGAGAAGCAGCTTTCCGAACTCCTTGGCACCGAGTGGACCGTCGAAGCTGACCCCAAGGCCATCTGGCCTTACCACAACGACGGTTACGCCAAGGAGAGTCTTGGTTCTTGCATCAAGGCCTACGTCGAGGGCGCTATCTACCAGATCAAGTATCTGAGTGGAAGATATGGAAGCGAATTCGCCACAGAGATCAACGACCTCGCCCATGCTCATGTCTTGACgctcgaggtcgaggacCAGGACCCAGCCCGTTTTAGCTACAATGGTTGCGATATCAAGGATGGCAAGCTGCGCATTCTGTTCAACGAGACATGCCTTGGCACCAACGTCGATTACGCCTTGCAAGAGAACAGCCTTTTGCCCGCCCTCAACGCCGCTCCCAGTGACAAGCCTTTTAGCTTCCACGCTCGCAACAGCATCAGACAGGACTACGAGCCCGCCATCGGCGCTGTCAAGAAGGACATTGCCGACCTTCTCGGCAAGAGTGTGGATGAGATCACGATCAATCCCAACTTCGAGGCCAACTTTGCCAAACTCAGTGAGAGCAAGCCCAGTCTCGAGGACTGGCAAGAACGGCTCGGGAACTTCACGCTGAAGTATTTTGAGGGCTTGGCTTACCAGATGAAGTACCAAaaggttggcgaggacgagCTTATCCAGGAGGGTCTTCTGGAGGCTGTCAGCAAGAACGAGTACGCCCTTCGCATTGTGGACACCCTCACGTATGACTCGtatggtgaggttgtggtggaagaTGGGGTGCTCTACATCCAGGCGAAGCCGGATACCTTCGGTACCAACATTGACTACGCTGCTCAGAAGCTTGTTGATCAGCTCTGA
- a CDS encoding hypothetical protein (COG:S; EggNog:ENOG503PDKN): MDDGVIPNLAYVENSSDHVLQNVFSAFTHILLGDIGPISPDRSLSRRTSITSRFRRRMRCYTGNWSEMVGGSSKRKTALGTTRTRQRRRSPHHQLSPKTSHLTTLTMSTSLLLLLLPTLTQTSPVLQQASQTCSDASLSSLNWTAKSFHYSSLLSLLGPSLTSPSTAGTASLTFNLSNPALGPSFDQICTAVSTTPNQFFYLDQWFTCLYTPPTSTASNLSPLVADTSAATFRFDKLTGRLEVKQDWECVDGKDKTYPTTSFKGQGGVNVTLDCQVDVWANPEWRAGGEGVIGNQTVECGVVDVSVGLDSLEAMA; the protein is encoded by the exons ATGGACGATGGGGTCATTCCCAACCTCGCCTACGTGGAGAATTCGAGCGATCATGTTCTACAAAACGTCTTCTCAGCTTTCACTCACATTCTTCTTGGCGACATCGGTCCAATATCACCGGACAGATCCCTTTCGAGGCGTACAAGCATAACCTCTAGATTCCGCCGACGGATGCGCTGTTATACAGGCAACTG GTCAGAGATGGTGGGAGGCTCTAGCAAGCGGAAGACGGCGCTGGGCACTACTCGCACAAGACAGAGAAGGAG atcaccccaccaccaactctcccccaaaacctcaCACTTAACCACCCTCACCAtgtccacctccctccttctcctcctcctccccaccctcacccaaacctccccagtCCTCCAACAAGCAAGCCAAACCTGCTCCGACGCGTCCCTCTCGTCGTTGAACTGGACAGCCAAATCCTTCCActactcctccctcctctccctcctcggcccctccctcacctccccctccaccgccggcacCGCCTCCCTaaccttcaacctctccaaccccgccctcGGCCCCTCCTTCGACCAGATCTGCACCGccgtctccaccacccccaatcAATTCTTCTATCTTGATCAATGGTTCACCTGCCTCTACACGccccccaccagcaccgcgtccaacctctccccacTCGTCGCCGACACCTCGGCGGCGACCTTTCGGTTCGACAAGCTGACCGGCCGGCTGGAAGTGAAGCAGGACTGGGAGTGCGTGGACGGGAAAGACAAGACTTATCCGACCACGTCTTTCAAGGGGCAAGGGGGGGTGAATGTCACTCTGGATTGCCAGGTGGACGTGTGGGCGAATCCGGAGTGGAGGgcgggcggggagggggtgattgGGAACCAGACGGTGGAAtgcggggtggtggatgtgagTGTTGGGTTGGATAGTTTGGAGGCTATGGCTTAA
- the PAK6 gene encoding Serine/threonine-protein kinase PAK 6 (EggNog:ENOG503NV84; COG:T), with protein sequence MSEREYNDRELSLDPELLYTRESCIGGGSFGKVYKGVDKRTGQAVAIKIIDIESAEDEVDDIIQEIAILSELQSPHVTKYYGSYAKGAELWIVMEFCSGGSCADLMKPGLIGEDCIAIIVRELLMGLDYLHSDKKLHRDIKAANILLTSNGQVKLADFGVSGQLSATMTKKNTFVGTPFWMAPEVIKQSGYDHKADIWSLGITALELANGEPPYADIHPMKVLFLIPKNPPPRLDGAQFSKAFKDFIEVVLQRDPKDRPSAKELLKHPFIRRAKKTSYLTELIERYQRWAATHEPEKDDVDDEPETQYENQSRTDDDMWDFGTVRLVNERGHLIHRPGMLNAMGESATNARSARTQENSDDYGERRREASPAKLTLDTKDTLKAVTGAGNSRQMSPQRKPVGASSPTKGRYSRENSPEKPLADLNDTPRASYTSKPVPRTPGPGSPEYERALAQQIQQEMGALQLGPGGYSRGPSLRSHTSSTRASPMKLPEIPPYRGSQQQQSQVPLQKITNQPAPMMYPDNGPYSYQQQQQVQQHYQRYGAQVPAHQPSSPLISKELPRNREPVDPGSLTPTSFPSPAPANPNGDLDALNDVIFPALEEALKRRQISLQQLFRPEPGKPFPPVTPSQQRAEATHERIRKLVYKLAHVCKEIDHHDKQEPVGMGKEVPTFLEGLLEEILVRVEPLDEEEAQR encoded by the exons ATGTCGGAACGTGAATACAACGATCGAGAGCTCTCGCTCGATCCTGAGCTGCTCTATACCCGGGAGTCATGCATTGGAGGGGGTAGTTTCGGCAAGGTGTACAAAGG GGTGGACAAGCGTACTGGTCAGGCGGTGGCAATCAAAATCATCGACATAGAAAGtgctgaggatgaggtcGACGATATCATCCAGGAGATTGCCATCCTGTCGGAGCTTCAGTCGCCCCATGTGACTAAGTATTACGGGTCGTATGCCAAAGGCGCCGAGCTGTGGATCGTCATGGAGTTTTGCTCTGGCGGGAGTTGTGCCGATTTGATGAAGCCCGGCCTTATTGGGGAGGACTGCATTGCCATCATTGTTCGGGAGCTGCTCATGGGGTTGGATTACCTGCATTCGGACAAGAAGCTTCATCGGGACATCAAGG CTGCCAACATTCTCTTGACGTCTAATGGACAGGTCAAGCTGGCTGACTTTGGTGTCTCTGGACAACTCTCGGCAACCATGACCAAGAAGAACACGTTTGTGGGCACGCCTTTCTGGATGGCACCGGAAGTGATCAAGCAAAGTGGCTATGATCACAAGGCCGACATCTGGTCCTTGGGCATCACCGCCCTGGAGCTTGCCAATGGCGAGCCTCCCTATGCCGACATTCATCCCATGAAAGTTCTGTTTTTGATACCTAAGAATCCTCCACCCAGGCTTGACGGGGCACAGTTCAGCAAGGCCTTCAAAGACTTCATTGAGGTGGTGTTGCAGCGAGATCCCAAGGATCGACCTTCAGCAAAGGAACTGCTCAAGCATCCGTTTATCAGACGCGCGAAAAAGACCAGCTACCTGACGGAGCTCATTGAGCGATACCAGCGCTGGGCCGCGACGCATGAGCCTGAGAAGGACGATGTGGACGACGAGCCGGAGACTCAATACGAGAATCAGTCCCGCACCGACGATGACATGTGGGATTTTGGGACGGTACGACTGGTTAATGAGCGTGGTCACCTGATCCATAGGCCGGGCATGTTGAACGCCATGGGCGAGTCGGCAACCAATGCCAGGTCTGCGAGGACACAGGAGAACTCTGACGACTATGGCGAGCGGCGGAGGGAGGCGAGTCCTGCGAAGTTGACTCTGGATACTAAGGATACCCTGAAGGCAGTCACAGGGGCTGGCAATTCTAGGCAGATGTCACCTCAGCGAAAACCCGTCGGTGCTTCTTCGCCAACCAAGGGCAGGTATTCTAGGGAGAACTCGCCCGAGAAGCCACTTGCTGACCTTAACGACACTCCTCGCGCTTCCTATACCTCCAAACCGGTGCCTCGAACACCTGGCCCGGGCTCTCCCGAATACGAACGGGCACTCGCGCAGCAGATCCAGCAGGAAATGGGTGCTCTGCAGTTGGGGCCTGGTGGATATTCTCGAGGACCATCTCTGAGGTCTCACACCTCGTCGACTCGAGCATCGCCGATGAAGCTGCCAGAGATTCCGCCATACCGGGGatcacagcagcaacaatcACAAGTGCCTCTCCAAAAGATTACGAACCAGCCCGCTCCGATGATGTATCCCGACAATGGTCCCTACAGCtatcagcaacagcagcaggtcCAACAACATTATCAAAGATATGGCGCGCAGGTTCCTGCCCATCAGCCAAGCTCGCCGCTGATCTCGAAGGAACTGCCTCGTAATCGCGAGCCTGTCGATCCGGGTTCGCTGACGCCAACCTCGTTCCCGTCGCCAGCGCCGGCGAACCCGAATGGAGACTTGGACGCGCTGAACGACGTGATTTTCCCGGCGCTCGAGGAGGCGCTCAAGAGGCGGCAGATTAGCCTGCAGCAGCTCTTTAGGCCAGAGCCGGGCAAGCCTTTTCCGCCGGTGACGCCGAGCCAGCAGCGGGCCGAGGCGACGCACGAGAGGATCCGGAAGCTGGTGTACAAGCTTGCGCATGTGTGCAAGGAGATTGACCACCACGACAAGCAAGAGCCTGTGGGTATGGGCAAGGAGGTGCCAACCTTTTTGGAGGGTCTGCTTGAGGAGATCTTGGTGAGGGTTGAGCCacttgatgaggaggaggctcaaAGATGA